AAGTTGAGAAGTCCAATTTGTAATACTCTATAGTAGGCTATACAACTCGGGGCCTGTACTGGTGGGATTGAATGACTGAAGATGGATGAGATCTGATTCCGCcctgctcttcttctcccaactTGCTGTTCCTCTAGCTTCTCCCCCAAATTTTCCTATTCCAATCCCTAATTTCTGTTTTATCACATATAGTGTGTTCTCAACACAATCATAAATTGCGCTATTACATTTCCCTTTAACCTTTTTTACAAAAATGAGCAGAGAATTAAGACCATGAGCATTTTTGACATTTCTGCTTTGATGATCAACTGAATATGTGTTGTAACTCTGAAGGTGCTAAAGTGTTACCAACAGTCATGTGTCATTCAAATTGAGATATTACTTGAATTTCACTCAGGCACGCAAACTTTGAAAGAAGCACTACTAGTGACTTATATTTTGGAAGCAACCTTGTTTCCCTTTCTGTCAAAATATATTAATGCTCTAGGGTATTTGGAAATGAAATACGGTGTGAGGATTTGTTATGGAGTTTTTACATAGAGCAAGTTTTTGTAACTTGCTAAGTTCTGAAGGCACAACATTTATATGATCTAAATATTGTTAGTTCAGTGAGTTCAAAACTTGCACCAAAAGTGTGAAAAATATAATGTAACAGTCAGGAATTTATAGTATCTGTGTCCTTGCAGTCCATGTTCTTTTCAGCTCTACCCCTGTATGTTCTGTGGTATCAGACAATTCGCAAAGATAAATTGATGTAGGAAGAAATGTAACAAACTCACAAGTTCTGTTAAGGTATTGCAGTTTCATTCTTGCACTCTTCTTGTAACTTGACCTGTAAACATGTGAATTTTGGACTGCCATAATAACCGGAATCAGGTTTGCTCCAAAATTGCATAAAAACAAGTGTGCTGCAGGATCTGCATGCTGTCTCTGCTAGTTTTTGTTGATTCATGCAAACCTGTTAACAATCAGTTGTCACGTCCAGCCAAACAAATTAGAACCTTCAGTTTCTTGTGCATATTAATTACAACAAACCTTTTTACCAAAGAGACAGCTTGAGAAGTGAGGCCTCGAGTTGTCATTTGTCAGTACTAGGCAGTGATGACATGTCCACTGTGACCAGAAAGTTTGATCGATGACGTGTGTGCGTGTGCTCTCAACAAGAAAGCTTCGGTTCTGCCCCTGCAAGAATCACGAAGAAAGCTAGACAATTTTAGGGGTAAAACTGTGGTCTCAACAGGAGGAGGAAGTAGCCTGGGTTTCCTTGTAGTGCTTATTTCCCCGAAAATCTAAAGAAAGGAGTGTCTGGCAAGGGAGTAGGGGCTCCGGAGGGAGAGATTGTGGACGGTTTCTGGATGGACACATGGGCACAAAGAAAGTAAGGAAATAGATGGAGACAATGCGTAGTTGTTTAGTATGTTGCATACAGAGCAGAGGGAATGCTGACAGAAATCCGGCGATGCCTGGGGAGGGTTTACTTGCCCAAAACACCGTGCTTCCGTTCTTGCCTCCATGAATCATCATACCTAGTGAGATGTATGTTATGTGTTTCCTTGTAAACATGGTGGTCACAGTTTCGAGTTACCATTTTTCCTCCATTTTTTTGAATGCTGGTATAGGTGATGCATGCATTGCCCTTCATGTTTATCGCTATCTGGGTTTGTGTATCTGGTCGTGGTAGCGACAAACAATTAAGGCAGCGCATACATGATGTGCCGCAGATTTTTAAGGAAACATGTTAACTCGAGATTGTGTCATTCATATTTAGAAAGAAACACAGAGAAAAATACTTTTGGAACAACATACATCTGAAAGGAAGCACAATCTTTTGGGGCTTTGAAAGCAGACATTGCCGGATTTTTGCCAGCCTCCTCACCTCTGTATCCGACATACTAGAGCAACTTCGTATTGCCTCGGATCGATCTATTTGCTTAGATTCTCCGGTGTTCTTGGGTCGtcccaaaagaaaacaatctGTCCATCCCGAGCAGTATAAAAAACGAGACCAGGCGCTACTTCCTCCTCCCGTTTAGAGCAGGGTTTTACCCCCCAAATTTCTAGCTTTCTTGGCGTTTCTTGTGAAGCTTTCCTGTGGAGACTGATTTCTCACGTTAGCAATTCATTGCCAcactttgtctttttttttatatcgTGTGTATTTATATGCTTTGTTAGCTAGTGCCGAGTACTGACAAGTTCAGTTGGTGTTTGAAGCAGGCTCCTCGTTTCTTAGTAGAAACGTctgaagaggaagatgaaTGCCGAGCAGAGCAACGGGAAGGAGAAGATGCATCCCAGGGAATCAACACCGGAGGAATCTCTGGTGCACACCTGCAAGAGGCCCCGGCCGCCGGTTTCAGATCCCAAGCCCCAAGATGTCCCGGAACAGCAGGTATAACATTTCAGCACAATCTTAGTTTGCCAATGTGTTTTCTGCCTTCTGTGATGCGATTTTGAATTGATTGGACTCCTGTAGGACTGAGTTATTTATGATAGTTATTTGTTCATGGTAaatctcctttctttttctcaaagAACTACTGAAATTTCGAGAAATGTGtgatttttcttgttctttcaGTTCCATGGTCCAGAAAAATATTACCCTATCATGTTCACTAGTTACAGGGTAACTTTTTTCTCCAGTTTCTTCTGTCCCTGCTTGGATTCTCGTATTTTTTGTGTGAGGGCTGGTATTTAGTTGAACTTAGAAGTTGAACTGCAAGAGAGAAGAATCCAAGCAGCCCTGTAGGATTTCGTGAAAAAAGGGGTCCCTGAAGGACCTAAACTAGTGAACACCATTAAGGAGAAGAATGCACAGAACTGATAGCCAAAAGGCTCATGCTGTAATTTCCACACACTTTGGTTCCAACTATAGCATGAATTTTTAGGTTTTATCATGTCCTGTTCCTTTTCGAACACCTGTTGCCAAGTAAGGTAGAGAGGCATGGAACAGTAATTCAGAATGTACAGGGACATGGctaccaaaagaaaaataaatagaaaagaagaaagcaaagAACATTTAATTTGCTCCTATTGTTTTGTTAGGAGCTTAGGATTACTATTTATTTTCCACCTATATAACACTTTGTCTCACATTATTAATGGTAGTAAACTTTTGCTATCTACCAATGTGAGTATTTACTCAGCTAGCTATTAGAAACTTACAACCTTCCAACCTTATTTCAAAAAATGATGCTTTTGTTGAACTAGAAAATTTAATTAAGAGTATTGAAGTTATCATGGCTTTGCTATCTTGAATATACCATGAAAAATAGATTATCAAGCCTCTTATGTACAACTATCTAATGCTTTATAATTTTGCAGAACCCTCATGGTTACTGGAAAATGAGGGATAAAAAGGGATGGGAGCATTGCATAATGATTGACGAAAACAGACAGCACTGGAAGTGCAAGTACTGCTACATGGTCGGGTACAGCGGCGGCGTATCGAAACTGAAGCGACATCTTATTGGTTATAGAGGGGTGAAGAAGTGCCCAGCAGTTCCAGCGCAGGTTTGTGTTGAGATAAAACATCTGATGGACGCTAAGAAAGAGAGACGACAGAAGCTGGCTGCACTGAAAGGTGGTAACAATGTGGAAAGCAGGAGCTTTTCTGGTGATGACAAGGATAAGATGGATCTCCTGGCCCCTGATTCAGATGCACTGACAGGAGTGAACACCCATTTTCTTGAAGAAGCTACTAACGAAACAAATGCTGAACTCCAGAATCATGTGCAGGAGGTATGCAAAAtttattgttttgtttgtttactatttattgttttgtttgtttactATTTTCCTGAGGATTTCACAATGTTTTACTGTAGTTCCTATAGAGTCACTCTGTGCTAAATATAGATATTTTGGGAACTGAAATAATCTCAATACTTTGGTCATTATTTTTTAGGTAATGTGTtcgcaaaaataaatacaattATGATATTGTGACCTTACTTTGCTTGGGATTAAAGGCTTTGCTGTTCTAGTGCTGTCTGCTTTTGTCCATCACTACGCCGTGCTCCCATATCCCTTTATATCCCTAATTTTCCAGTAAGCATGCAGATTTTACAAAATTATAAAGTTTTAGGTAATTGTGTAGAAGAGGCCTGACAATCTTTTCCGCATGATATTTCAGGATAGCAAAGCCATGATAACTTAATACCCTGAAATAAAATTTCTAGTTGAATGGCATCATTCGCTGAAATTTGGTTGGAAGGTTGCAAGTTTGTAATAGCTAATGGAGCAAATACTCAAATTTGTAAAAGAAGCCCCAACTTTACTACCATCAGTAAGGTCAGAAAAAGCGCTACATAGATGGGAAATAGATTGCTTCTAACAAAACAAGGCGCAAAACAACTGCGCTTTGCTTTctccttttctattttctcttCATTTGATAGCCCTGTGCATCCTAAACCACTATTACTACATGCATCGGAGTAAgtctgatgatatatacactTACTGAAAACTGAATTATTACATGCATACCGCGTTGACATGGAAGTGTAAACAGTGGGATCACTTTCACCTATTGCTTTTGTGGTTGCTTATCTAGCCCAATTCGACCATGGCATATACAGGAGCTAATAGCTTATTCAGCCTTAAAATCTAGCAATGATTGGAGTTACAATAGTGAAGTGTTCTAACTATCATATCAAGCAATTATCATAAATGGTTTCGTTTAACAAACGATGAAAACCATCATCGGCTTGTCATTATAGCATATCATCCAATTCACAAGGTGGGGTGTTTGTTGTTACCTGAGAGTAGAGTATATTGCTCTGCAGTCCACTTGATCTCTGACTTGCTCAATACTATGTTGTTTTGCAGAGAGCTATCGTGACCAGCTCTGAACGCAAGGACTTGGTTGTGCCATCAACCTCATATGGCTTAATCTCTGATGTTCAGATGATCTGCAGTCCCACATTAAAGAAATCAGTAGAAGGTCCCATGGTGCTGGCCCATGAGGAAACGAGCTGCTCTCATGGGAATATTGTGGCCAGCAAGAAGCCCGAAGT
The Brachypodium distachyon strain Bd21 chromosome 2, Brachypodium_distachyon_v3.0, whole genome shotgun sequence genome window above contains:
- the LOC104583357 gene encoding PHD finger protein 21B isoform X1, which produces MNAEQSNGKEKMHPRESTPEESLVHTCKRPRPPVSDPKPQDVPEQQNPHGYWKMRDKKGWEHCIMIDENRQHWKCKYCYMVGYSGGVSKLKRHLIGYRGVKKCPAVPAQVCVEIKHLMDAKKERRQKLAALKGGNNVESRSFSGDDKDKMDLLAPDSDALTGVNTHFLEEATNETNAELQNHVQERAIVTSSERKDLVVPSTSYGLISDVQMICSPTLKKSVEGPMVLAHEETSCSHGNIVASKKPEVCKPPTYLESVSEEEQAESSRAIGVSGTKPTEVLTLSNISTTGCCKICGGSEEYNKRFLVCGDTLCGSKYYHIRCLNFNQIASDAKRDKPCWYCPSCLCRVCHSNTDDDQIILCDDCDEGYHLYCLTPPYTSVPEGEWYCPFCTMEREREGTEYGKILLKLHRKDDPMT
- the LOC104583357 gene encoding uncharacterized protein LOC104583357 isoform X2 encodes the protein MNAEQSNGKEKMHPRESTPEESLVHTCKRPRPPVSDPKPQDVPEQQNPHGYWKMRDKKGWEHCIMIDENRQHWKCKYCYMVGYSGGVSKLKRHLIGYRGVKKCPAVPAQVCVEIKHLMDAKKERRQKLAALKGGNNVESRSFSGDDKDKMDLLAPDSDALTGVNTHFLEEATNETNAELQNHVQEDSKAMIT